The Sesamum indicum cultivar Zhongzhi No. 13 linkage group LG2, S_indicum_v1.0, whole genome shotgun sequence genome contains a region encoding:
- the LOC105177080 gene encoding proteasome subunit alpha type-6, with translation MSRGSGGGYDRHITIFSPEGRLYQVEYAFKAVKAAGITSIGVRGADSVCVVTQKKVPDKLLDQTSITHLFPITKYLGLLATGMTADARTLVQQARNEAAEFRFRYGYEMPVDALARWIADKSQVYTQHAYMRPLGVVAMILGIDEEKGPQLFKCDPAGHFFGHKATSAGGKEQEAINFLEKKMKNDPAFSYEETVQTAISALQSVLQEDFKASEIEVGVVRKDDPVFKVLSTEEIDEHLTAISERD, from the exons ATGAGCCGTGGAAGTGGAGGCGGATACGATCGACACATTACGATCTTCTCTCCGGAAGGTCGTCTCTACCAAGTTG AATATGCTTTCAAGGCAGTTAAGGCTGCCGGAATCACCTCGATTGGCGTCCGAGGGGCGGATTCAGTATGTGTTGTTACTCAGAAGAAAGTTCCa GACAAGCTTTTGGATCAGACAAGCATCACCCATTTGTTTCCCATTACCAAGTACCTGGGTTTGTTGGCTACTGGCATGACAG CTGATGCAAGGACTTTGGTTCAACAAGCAAGAAATGAGGCTGCTGAATTTCGTTTTAGATATGGATACGAAATGCCTGTTGACGCTTTGGCACGATG GATTGCAGACAAGTCTCAAGTTTACACACAACATGCATACATGAGACCACTTGGCGTAG TTGCAATGATATTGGGCATTGACGAAGAGAAAGGTCCTCAACTCTTCAAGTGTGATCCTGCTGGTCATTTTTTTGGTCATAAG GCAACAAGCGCTGGTGGGAAAGAGCAAGAAGCGATTAACTTTTTagaaaagaagatgaagaatgaTCCTGCATTCTCCTATGAGGAAACTGTGCAG ACTGCGATTTCAGCTCTGCAATCTGTCCTACAGGAAGATTTCAAGGCCAGTGAAATTGAG GTTGGTGTTGTAAGGAAAGACGATCCCGTTTTCAAAGTATTGTCAACTGAAGAAATTGACGAGCATCTGACCGCAATCAGTGAGCGTGACTGA
- the LOC105177072 gene encoding glutathione S-transferase F9-like isoform X1: protein MEVPMVHQRGSSLVSLRRRSSTMLSISISSKERTQLLTISTCSLLGLFQSSKMETTHYMIGSFKLNSGKNFSYLATINMETITKCSKIGVESRAIIRYYAEKYKSQGTELLGRTVEERGLVEQWLEVEAHNFQPPLYDLVIHVLFDGKEGVIPDEKRIKEDEEKLARVLDVYEQRLSTSKYLAGDSFSLADLSHLPFGHYLVTSLGREYMIRDRKHVSRWWDDISSRPSWKKVLQLHPYVF, encoded by the exons ATGGAGGTGCCTATGGTTCACCAAAGAGGGTCATCGCTTGTTTCATTGAGAAGGAGATCGAGTACGATGTTGTCCATATCGATCTCTTCAAAGGAGAGAACACAACTCCTCACTATCTCAACTTGCAG CCTTTTGGGGCTCTTCCAGTCATCCAAGATGGAGACTACACATTATATG ATTGGTTCGTTCAAACTAAATTCGGGCAagaatttttcctatttagCTACGATCAATATGGAAACAATTACAAAGTGTTCCAAAATTGGTGTAGAATCCAGGGCTATCATAAGGTACTATGCAGAGAAGTACAAGTCACAAGGAACTGAACTATTGGGAAGGACTGTGGAGGAGAGGGGCCTAGTGGAGCAATGGCTGGAAGTCGAAGCGCACAATTTCCAGCCACCGCTCTACGACTTGGTAATTCATGTCTTGTTTGATGGGAAAGAAGGTGTAATCCCCGACGAAAAACGCATCAAAGAAGACGAGGAGAAACTTGCACGTGTGCTGGACGTGTACGAGCAAAGGCTCTCCACGAGCAAATACTTGGCCGGAGACTCGTTTAGCCTAGCCGACCTCAGCCACCTTCCGTTCGGTCACTACTTGGTGACTAGTTTGGGGAGGGAGTACATGATAAGGGACCGAAAGCATGTAAGCCGATGGTGGGATGATATAAGCAGTAGACCATCTTGGAAGAAGGTGCTTCAACTCCACCCCTATGTGTTTTAA
- the LOC105177072 gene encoding glutathione S-transferase F9-like isoform X2: MVVKVYGGAYGSPKRVIACFIEKEIEYDVVHIDLFKGENTTPHYLNLQPFGALPVIQDGDYTLYESRAIIRYYAEKYKSQGTELLGRTVEERGLVEQWLEVEAHNFQPPLYDLVIHVLFDGKEGVIPDEKRIKEDEEKLARVLDVYEQRLSTSKYLAGDSFSLADLSHLPFGHYLVTSLGREYMIRDRKHVSRWWDDISSRPSWKKVLQLHPYVF, translated from the exons ATGGTGGTGAAGGTGTATGGAGGTGCCTATGGTTCACCAAAGAGGGTCATCGCTTGTTTCATTGAGAAGGAGATCGAGTACGATGTTGTCCATATCGATCTCTTCAAAGGAGAGAACACAACTCCTCACTATCTCAACTTGCAG CCTTTTGGGGCTCTTCCAGTCATCCAAGATGGAGACTACACATTATATG AATCCAGGGCTATCATAAGGTACTATGCAGAGAAGTACAAGTCACAAGGAACTGAACTATTGGGAAGGACTGTGGAGGAGAGGGGCCTAGTGGAGCAATGGCTGGAAGTCGAAGCGCACAATTTCCAGCCACCGCTCTACGACTTGGTAATTCATGTCTTGTTTGATGGGAAAGAAGGTGTAATCCCCGACGAAAAACGCATCAAAGAAGACGAGGAGAAACTTGCACGTGTGCTGGACGTGTACGAGCAAAGGCTCTCCACGAGCAAATACTTGGCCGGAGACTCGTTTAGCCTAGCCGACCTCAGCCACCTTCCGTTCGGTCACTACTTGGTGACTAGTTTGGGGAGGGAGTACATGATAAGGGACCGAAAGCATGTAAGCCGATGGTGGGATGATATAAGCAGTAGACCATCTTGGAAGAAGGTGCTTCAACTCCACCCCTATGTGTTTTAA
- the LOC105177086 gene encoding heterogeneous nuclear ribonucleoprotein 1-like, whose product MEDVEQNKLFVGGISWETTEDILKEHFGKYGTVLGSVIAKDRNTGSPRGFAFVTFSESSAVDRALQDSHQILARTVEVKRAIPRSEQQSQQQPHRGLSRNNSRTNSRSNEQFRTKKIFVGGLSANLTEQEFRSYFEKFGRITDVVVMHDNMTHRPRGFGFITFDSEDSVEEVMQKNFHELIGKLVEVKKAVPKDGISSSSNGYNGRLGGGRGQNFNSYQQGGYTPYNTRFAYFPAGYGNVAGYSHGPGIFAGGYASGGYGGISYGLSPIPSRNPWSPAMLGVRGSFLPYGSAAPVYPTYLNGGPGVMGLATSGYNGILGTGFGGKSVQMGSGDAQNAAELIPSQPGANNVDANSFSSGRGHGAAASKQSQKSNDKS is encoded by the exons ATGGAGGATGTGGAGCAGAATAAGCTGTTTGTTGGAGGCATTTCCTGGGAAACGACTGAAGATATTCTCAAAGAGCATTTTGGCAAGTACGGAACCGTTCTGGGCTCTGTGATTGCTAAGGATCGGAATACCGGCAGCCCTAGGGGGTTTGCTTTTGTTACGTTCTCCGAATCTTCGGCCGTTGATCGGGCGCTTCAGGACTCCCATCAAATTCTTGCCAGAACG GTGGAAGTGAAAAGGGCTATTCCCAGGAGTGAACAACAAAGTCAACAACAGCCTCATAGGGGATTGAGTAGGAATAATAGTAGGACTAACAGTAGGAGCAACGAGCAGTTTAGGACAAAGAAGATTTTTGTAGGGGGTTTGTCAGCTAACCTGACTGAGCAAGAATTCAGAAGTTACTTTGAAAAGTTTGGTAGGATCACCGATGTAGTAGTGATGCATGATAACATGACCCATAGGCCAAGGGGATTTGGTTTTATAACGTTTGACTCAGAGGACTCTGTTGAGGAAGTTATGCAGAAGAACTTTCATGAGTTGATTGGCAAGCTTGTAGAGGTCAAAAAGGCCGTGCCAAAAGATGGAATTAGCAGTAGTAGCAATGGTTATAATGGAAGGTTAGGTGGTGGTAGAGGCCAAAACTTTAACTCTTATCAGCAGGGGGGTTACACGCCTTACAATACAAGATTTGCATATTTCCCCGCTGGATACGGCAATGTTGCTGGGTACTCACATGGACCTGGAATCTTTGCTGGTGGTTATGCTTCAGGAGGGTATGGTGGAATTAGTTATGGGCTCAGTCCAATTCCCTCAAGGAATCCTTGGAGTCCTGCAATGCTTGGTGTTAGGGGAAGTTTCTTGCCTTATGGAAGTGCTGCTCCTGTCTATCCCACCTATTTAAATGGTGGACCTGGAGTCATGGGTTTGGCTACGAGTGGATATAATGGGATCTTGGGCACTGGATTCGGTGGAAAATCGGTACAAATGGGCAGTGGAGATGCTCAAAACGCAGCTGAGTTGATACCCTCTCAGCCTGGTGCGAACAATGTAGATGCCAATTCTTTCAGTTCTGGTAGAGGCCATGGAGCTGCTGCTAGCAAACAGAGTCAAAAAAGTAACGATAAATCTTAG
- the LOC110011314 gene encoding uncharacterized protein LOC110011314 gives MTSRSKSNVLGFQQNAHSSLQSYLSAPPLPIPNFFLFLVLCYKKRILLTYKDGTRMKELMDMQKKQELWLMEEKSKRQVHEQQVQAQFENMMGIQAGLQNSYSELVDSQKTIQLQLQGLLDQMQHLNRGKSVLGEAPVPPKERTPSSRPDSEFSGSQGCFPPISSIEFPRFNGDEPRGWIRKCQWYFQTVYTIPEDQRVSLASIHLSGRAELWFQGLVEKGLPSWQEFIEAVYERFEGRDPGAVLGEFNTLQQGTKSVEQYLENFEELKSHVMVFHSNFPESYYVTCFINGLRPDIKGQVISLRPTRLHQAVALAKNQENTVNAILQLANPNTKPWPHSKQFSAPKPTSNPLPPKLYHPPPKPMSRKMTTQAPIRRILSEAEMQARRSKNLCYNCDETFRPGHKCKQQFMYCILTEEEATFEQEEEGDPTDPPPIDMTVSVNALSGNTDFYTFRIKGRAYGHEIQILIDGVSTHCFLDIEAASKLGCVLEQTDPLVVSVADGREMISQWYCPTFSWEIQGQAFTHPMRTLTLGGCHMVLGGNWLRLYSPVEYDYNAMTVTVSQNGKKRGFQALTQKAELHMLSAKHISKMVTEDSYGFVGQLYAISVHPPLHNKLNSQQKDLSNLLAAFTDLFQEPQGLPPNREIEHKILLKQDAVPKKMHPYRYSFAQKGEIEAIVKGMLKDGIIRPSQSAFGSPVLLVKKKMEHGACVWTIDI, from the exons ATGACGTCACGTTCCAAATCAAATGTTCTGGGTTTTCAACAGAATGCGCACTCCAGCCTGCAGTCGTACCTCTCAGCACCACCACTTCCAATTCCTAACTTCTTTCTGTTTTTAGTGCTTTGTTATAAGAAAAGGATATTGCTAACCTATAAGG ACGGAACGCGGATGAAGGAACTCATGGATATGCAAAAAAAACAGGAGCTTTGGCTGATGGAGGAAAAATCGAAACGTCAAGTCCATGAACAACAAGTGCAGGCACAATTCGAAAACATGATGGGCATTCAAGCGGGTTTACAAAATTCCTATTCCGAGCTCGTGGACAGTCAGAAGACCATCCAGCTTCAATTGCAAGGCCTTTTGGACCAAATGCAGCATCTCAATCGTGGGAAATCTGTTCTGGGCGAGGCCCCAGTTCCCCCTAAAGAGCGAACGCCGAGCTCACGACCTGATTCGGAGTTCTCTGGTTCACAAGGTTGTTTCCCTCCTATTTCCAGCATTGAATTTCCCAGGTTTAACGGGGATGAACCTCGAGGTTGGATCCGGAAGTGTCAATGGTATTTCCAGACAGTTTATACCATCCCTGAGGATCAACGAGTTTCCTTGGCTTCCATTCATCTCTCTGGTCGCGCCGAGTTATGGTTCCAAGGGCTGGTGGAAAAAGGGTTACCCTCTTGGCAAGAATTTATTGAGGCAGTTTATGAACGATTCGAGGGAAGAGATCCAGGAGCTGTCTTGGGTGAATTCAATACATTGCAGCAGGGTACTAAATCAGTTGAACAGTACTTAGAGAACTTTGAGGAGCTTAAGTCTCATGTTATGGTTTTTCATAGCAACTTCCCTGAATCCTACTATGTAACCTGTTTCATTAATGGACTACGACCAGACATCAAGGGTCAGGTTATCTCTCTACGCCCAACTCGACTACATCAAGCCGTAGCTCTAGCTAAAAATCAAGAGAATACCGTGAACGCCATTTTGCAACTTGCAAACCCGAATACCAAACCGTGGCCTCACTCCAAGCAATTCTCTGCACCCAAACCTACATCTAATCCACTACCACCTAAACTCTATCATCCACCTCCAAAACCTATGTCTAGAAAGATGACCACCCAAGCTCCCATTCGCAGAATCTTGTCTGAAGCTGAAATGCAAGCTCGTAGGAGTAAAAACTTGTGCTATAACTGTGACGAAACCTTTCGCCCTGGGCACAAATGTAAACAACAGTTTATGTATTGTATCCTTACTGAGGAGGAGGCAACGTTTGAGCAAGAAGAGGAAGGAGATCCCACTGACCCCCCACCCATAGACATGACTGTTTCTGTCAATGCATTAAGTGGCAACACAGATTTCTACACATTCAGGATAAAAGGAAGGGCCTATGGACATGAAATTCAGATTCTGATTGACGGTGTAAGTACCCACTGTTTCCTGGACATCGAGGCTGCTAGTAAACTGGGGTGTGTTTTGGAACAAACTGACCCTCTAGTGGTAAGTGTAGCTGATGGCCGCGAAATGATCAGTCAATGGTATTGTCCCACATTCTCGTGGGAAATACAAGGACAAGCATTTACCCACCCCATGCGCACTCTAACATTGGGGGGTTGTCACATGGTGTTGGGAGGAAACTGGTTGAGACTATACAGCCCCGTGGAATATGATTACAACGCAATGACTGTCACAGTTTCTCAAAACGGTAAGAAACGGGGGTTCCAAGCCTTGACGCAGAAAGCTGAGTTGCATATGTTGTCTGCAAAGCATATCTCCAAAATGGTGACTGAAGATTCCTATGGATTCGTGGGTCAACTGTACGCTATCTCTGTCCACCCCCCTTTACACAACAAGCTCAATTCGCAACAAAAAGACCTCTCCAATCTATTGGCTGCCTTCACCGATCTTTTTCAGGAGCCTCAAGGCTTGCCTCCTAACAGAGAAATTGAACACAAAATCCTACTTAAGCAGGATGCTGTCCCCAAGAAGATGCATCCGTACAGATATTCATTTGCTCAAAAGGGTGAAATTGAGGCAATTGTGAAGGGTATGTTGAAGGATGGTATCATTCGGCCAAGCCAAAGTGCATTTGGGTCCCCtgttttgttagtcaaaaaaaAGATGGAACATGGCGCATGTGTGTGGACTATCGATATCTAA